In Chitinivibrionales bacterium, the following proteins share a genomic window:
- a CDS encoding radical SAM protein, producing MNILLLNPPGNEFVRAGSRWPHRRKLLTKRGLYFPFPFALAYAGARLKQAGHTVAIKDCPVLQWDITALLQFISSFSPGLIIMETSAPSFSADMDTVKQLKGTPLCAAGFHATALPRQHLDAGFDYVFCGEYEYLIADFVESLEGKSALPPYVGTVANPAPVYAPILDNLDLLPYPLRDELPLKQYHDPFSRGFNITLLSSKGCTHACSFCSLAPYIGKTKYRTRNVAQVVDEMLYLVKRYHPSEILFDDDTLTVQPAHLIALCREICERVRGISWSCMGNVPVSEECATWMAKAGCRAIKLGVESGIQSILDTIPKGITLKQIKETFATLRRHRIKRHATIMIGLPGDTKKTVMETVKFVLSLNPDTVQFSTATPYPGTVFYKIAQKNGWLVNNSYEEFNGAGTTPLSYPEFSKHEIESSYRKGLRMWHRFMLLHKPQTILHHLKNYLSSR from the coding sequence ATGAATATCCTTCTTCTTAATCCTCCCGGCAATGAATTCGTCCGCGCCGGTTCACGGTGGCCCCACAGGCGGAAGCTGCTGACAAAACGCGGCCTTTATTTTCCATTTCCGTTCGCTCTCGCCTATGCCGGTGCGAGACTAAAGCAGGCAGGCCATACGGTTGCAATCAAAGATTGCCCCGTTTTGCAATGGGACATCACAGCGCTGCTTCAATTCATTTCATCATTCTCTCCTGGCCTTATTATCATGGAAACAAGCGCGCCGAGCTTCTCCGCCGATATGGATACGGTAAAACAGCTTAAGGGGACCCCGCTCTGTGCGGCAGGTTTTCATGCAACCGCCCTGCCCCGGCAACACCTTGATGCAGGGTTCGATTACGTGTTTTGTGGTGAATATGAATATCTTATTGCCGATTTTGTCGAATCGCTTGAAGGTAAATCGGCCCTTCCTCCCTACGTTGGAACCGTAGCAAATCCCGCTCCTGTTTATGCCCCCATTCTCGACAACCTTGATTTGCTGCCCTACCCGCTACGTGATGAACTGCCCCTCAAACAATATCATGACCCGTTTTCGCGTGGATTCAATATCACCCTGCTTTCATCAAAGGGCTGCACCCATGCATGTTCGTTCTGTTCGCTCGCCCCCTACATCGGAAAAACAAAATATAGAACAAGAAACGTGGCACAGGTCGTTGATGAAATGTTATATCTTGTCAAACGATATCATCCAAGCGAGATATTATTTGATGACGACACGCTCACCGTGCAGCCGGCGCACCTTATTGCGCTTTGCAGGGAAATATGCGAACGCGTTCGGGGCATATCCTGGAGCTGCATGGGTAATGTTCCCGTGAGCGAGGAATGCGCCACATGGATGGCAAAAGCGGGTTGCCGGGCGATAAAACTCGGTGTCGAAAGTGGCATACAGAGTATTCTTGACACGATTCCAAAGGGAATAACACTTAAGCAAATTAAAGAAACGTTTGCGACACTGCGGCGCCACCGGATCAAGCGTCATGCGACAATCATGATCGGCCTTCCCGGCGACACGAAAAAGACCGTCATGGAAACAGTCAAGTTTGTGCTGTCCTTGAACCCAGATACAGTCCAATTCAGCACGGCAACGCCTTATCCCGGCACTGTATTTTACAAAATAGCGCAGAAAAACGGATGGTTAGTAAACAATTCTTATGAGGAATTCAACGGCGCCGGAACAACACCGCTTTCTTATCCGGAGTTTTCAAAACATGAAATTGAATCAAGCTACCGGAAGGGGCTTAGAATGTGGCACCGGTTTATGCTGCTGCATAAGCCGCAAACAATATTGCACCATTTGAAAAATTATTTATCTTCAAGATAA
- a CDS encoding lysylphosphatidylglycerol synthase transmembrane domain-containing protein produces the protein MPGIKKISIKTIVGFVLLVIFTVLFVRIVNWKIVWTVLGSMKALPLIECVLLMIFSFGVGIFRYKLIIGASIPLKEVAYVYFLSKTGGSLTPARLGDFAPFLLKEYRVKEIGLAIIVDKMVEFYMQLLFGVIGLLVLQNLSLTGILFSCSVFTGISGAFFLLGNNAFWRAVLQRILDGLEHECHGTFFSLRKAFCTLLSFAEKVSYEVKKLGKRYFVIMALSIISYIFLVVLTRILLEESSAHISIFLLFEMITLSGVIMVLSFVPLGLGITEVTLLYLLHHYGVTKEAFAAFAVSSRSLTLLTLFGCYLVMVGIMHFIVKPSKMKIQ, from the coding sequence ATGCCCGGCATAAAGAAAATTTCAATAAAAACCATTGTCGGATTTGTCCTGCTTGTTATCTTTACCGTTCTTTTTGTCAGAATAGTCAATTGGAAAATTGTCTGGACGGTTCTCGGTTCCATGAAAGCGCTTCCGCTGATTGAATGCGTTCTCCTCATGATTTTTTCATTCGGCGTTGGCATTTTTCGGTATAAACTCATCATCGGCGCTTCGATACCGCTCAAAGAGGTGGCGTATGTTTATTTTCTGTCAAAAACCGGAGGCAGCCTTACTCCTGCCCGGCTCGGCGATTTTGCGCCGTTTCTTCTAAAAGAATATCGAGTGAAGGAAATCGGCCTTGCAATTATCGTCGACAAGATGGTTGAGTTTTACATGCAATTACTGTTTGGTGTGATCGGACTTCTTGTTCTACAAAATTTATCTTTGACTGGAATACTTTTTTCCTGTTCGGTATTTACAGGAATTTCAGGCGCTTTTTTCCTTCTTGGAAACAACGCTTTCTGGCGCGCCGTCCTTCAGAGGATCTTGGACGGCCTGGAGCATGAGTGTCATGGCACTTTTTTTTCTCTTCGGAAAGCATTCTGCACACTTTTATCGTTTGCGGAAAAAGTCAGCTATGAGGTAAAAAAACTTGGAAAACGATATTTCGTGATAATGGCCCTGTCGATAATTTCGTACATTTTTCTTGTCGTGCTCACGAGGATTCTTCTTGAGGAATCATCAGCGCACATTTCCATATTTCTCCTTTTCGAGATGATAACCCTTTCGGGAGTTATCATGGTTCTTTCATTCGTGCCGTTGGGTCTCGGCATTACGGAAGTGACTCTTCTCTACCTTCTTCACCATTACGGCGTTACCAAGGAGGCTTTTGCTGCGTTCGCGGTTTCATCACGTTCCCTTACTCTGTTAACGCTGTTCGGATGCTACCTCGTCATGGTTGGTATCATGCATTTTATTGTCAAGCCATCGAAAATGAAAATCCAGTGA
- a CDS encoding class I SAM-dependent methyltransferase encodes MSRLQKKAEKIGQKNFHAFNLWYIVNTFFPNAKGLSVADIGAYDGWMLSYNGPEVNRRIAIDFDDFFKEKCKENSIEFICADVEKGPVALPDASCDIVLICSTLEHLSNPEEIASEIYRILKKNGIVFVTVPDIEKYKFAFFNDITHKRPFTKRSLEFLFACFGFSTLVARSYNHDLFTVSFLFPRFLQPLLQHASGAQLLYIGRK; translated from the coding sequence ATGCGTTTAATTTGTGGTATATCGTTAACACCTTTTTCCCCAATGCCAAAGGGCTGTCGGTTGCAGACATCGGCGCCTATGACGGATGGATGCTCAGTTACAACGGCCCCGAGGTGAATCGGCGGATCGCCATCGACTTTGACGATTTCTTCAAGGAGAAATGCAAAGAAAACAGCATCGAATTCATCTGCGCCGACGTGGAAAAGGGCCCCGTTGCATTGCCTGATGCAAGCTGTGATATCGTCCTTATCTGCTCAACGCTCGAGCATCTTTCCAATCCGGAGGAAATCGCTTCAGAAATATACCGCATTTTGAAAAAAAACGGCATTGTCTTTGTCACCGTGCCGGACATCGAAAAGTACAAGTTCGCCTTTTTCAACGACATCACCCATAAACGGCCCTTCACAAAACGTTCCCTTGAATTTCTGTTTGCCTGCTTCGGCTTTTCAACCCTTGTCGCGCGGTCATACAACCACGATCTGTTCACCGTCAGCTTTCTGTTCCCACGATTTCTGCAACCGCTGCTCCAACATGCTTCCGGCGCGCAGCTTCTTTATATTGGCAGGAAATAA